Genomic segment of Drosophila ananassae strain 14024-0371.13 chromosome 2L, ASM1763931v2, whole genome shotgun sequence:
CCTTAGGAGTGCAATCTTTGCAGTCGCAGGTCATTAGAACTCCGTTGCATTTGATGTTATTACCCCGATTTTGTTCGGCGGTGGCCAATAAAAGGGATAAATTGGCTTTCAAGTGTTTGTCAGTAGGATTGTTTTGGGAAACTGGTATTGGACCCTTGAGCAAATCCGCaactgaaataaacaaattttgctcaaatataattttttttaacaaaccTATATGGTTTATCATATTTACATTCTTTAACTTTTGTCTGAAGTTTTTCGGTGATAGAGATTAAATCGCTTTCGTCAAAATGTTCTGCTTTTTCAGAATCTGCAACTTGTTTGATCCACTGCGAAATTTCGCTGCCAGATAGATGTTGCCCCTGCGGCCCGATGATTTCCATTAATGTACAGTAAGCTCTTCTCGTCCTGAACTAATGGAGTTTATAAATGTTTACGTATAATATCCTCAATATATACTCTTAATATTTATACCTTTTGAATTCTAAATGAGTATATAAGAGTTGACCAAAGGGAATGCCCATTTtagaaattatgaaaaatgttATGAAAAATAGGCGTTGGACCGTTAATTACCTTGGAAAGCTCCTTTTCATGGATAAGTTTACAGAACACCCCGTACATAACAGATTGCTGACTTACGCGAGCAGAAACAAAAATCCAGATGCATACCAGCATCGAGACTTGAAGCAACGACCAAAAAAACACACTAGAATAAATATCCTCACtaattattgaaaattgaattccCGATAGCGCAGATAGTTTTGCTCCTTTTTGATCTGCTCGGCCTGGTCCAAAAGCTGCCTTACACGCAACAGCATGGTGTCCATCTTACGTTCTTTCAATGTATTCTCGTTGCTCGTCTTTGCCTGGATGTCCAAGTGAACACGAAGCCATTTGAACTTGTTGGGATTCTTGGAACTTAGACAGATAGAAGTATCGCCTTCTCGAAATACCGTGAAGGTGATTCGACTCTCTGCCGGATAATCGCggcttaaaaaaattttgtcgTCGTTATCTGTTACTTCTATATGCAGTTCATAATTTTTCGGAAGCCGCGTACAATTATTGGATGGGGGATCATACTCCTCCACCTTATAGTTAactggaaaataaaaatttttataatattggAGAAACctgttaattttttgttcccACCTATTAGATTTGTATCTTCCGGTGTCTCCGTTTTAAAGCATTTTCGCTCCATCCCCCTTATGTGAAAGAAAAGTCCTTCAACGTGTAGGATGCTCATCAGTAGAGCCAACTTACTTAGTATCTGATGCATCTTTTCTTAAAAGAAACATCCGTTTTATTTGTAAACTTGTGAAATGCGCACCAATCTACAAAAAGCTTTTTTCTGATAATATATAGTGTTGTATAACAAAGGGGAATACTTATACTTAATGTCGTTGATCAGttgcattatttttttcaaaatcgaaCGCTTTTTCTTGACGAATTATTCGAATGATCTTTGGCTTTCCTCCGAACCAAACTTATGTTACCCAAATGGAAGCTAATAtctatttgaatttgaaaacaCTATTTCAAGTTTAAAATTCAAacgcaatataaaaaaacaaattttttggtcgcaatatgtttaaatattatttgtatGTAAGCAAACTATTGTACATcgcaatattttatatttatttattgtacaAACGCATAGTTTCCTttcaatataaattttttttataaaataatggaTTTGGTTCGTCCGTCGCCTAGTTCATATCGTCGTCCTCATCATAATCGTCCATCTCATCATCGTCCTCTTCGTCGCTGGTCTCATCTGGATCAGAGGCCTGGGCTCGGCATTTGGGGCACTGACAGACGAAGATATAGTTTTCGCGAAGCACTTTGTGTCGAGAGTGCCGGCTACGCTCTAACTGGCACTCGTCTAGGTAGCTGATGCAGATCTCGTCGCCCTCTTGAATGGGTGTCAAGGCTTTCAAAACCACTATATCGTTGGAATAAGGGAACGTGGAGCAGGAGTTCGGCACGCAACTGTGGTTAATTTTGCTCTGTAAGAGGTAAAGACCAGAGCCCTCGTTGTTCAAGAATTCGCCAGCAACtgttgaaaaaattgaaaatgtaaAAGAATATGGTCTGATTATTAGTTACATCATTCATACTTACATTCACCTACTTTGGCGTAGATTTCATCGATCACAGTGTCCAATTGAGCTTTGTCTGCGTCCGGCAGAGGAAGGTCGGAGACCTTGGTCACCCACTGGGCCAGTACGCTTGTGGCGATGCCCTGGCTGTTGGTGCCCATGATACCCATAAGAGTTTTAAAAGCGTCGGGTGTGGTGAACTAGtaaatagaaaatattagaCCATCAAAGTAAATAATAACCATTTGTTTATATTACCGAGGCAAACTCCTCTCCCGCAAAGGCATGACAAAACGCTCGGTACAGCTGCTCCATCTGATTTTCAAAGTTTTCGCCCAGCATTTTGTGGTAGATCTTCTGCTCTCGGTTAACAATCAAAGCCTGGAATGATTGCAGTTGCTCGAGGAATTCAGATTTCTTCGAACTCTGCTGGTACATGGCCATCAATCGGACAATTAACATGATTGTCCCGGTTTCAGGAGGATAATGCATTTTCTTCCAGGTCTCGTTAAGGACGTTGATAGGATGTGAGTCGTCTAAGCGAAAGGCGCCCATACATGCCACTCGATGGTAGCGCTTTTGAGCTTCCATTAGGCAGTCTTCGGAACAGTAGCGTACTTTGCAGCGTGGGCACTGAGTAAACTGCGCCACCCAAGCAGCCGTGGGGTCGTGCTGCAGTAGTGGTACCTCCACTTTCGGATCGCTCGCCAAGCGGCGGACGTTCTCCAGAAGCGTTTCCAGAGGGCGCATGCAATGATCGCAGGCCGCATAACCGTAGGCTGTGTTCCAAGAAAACTGGCTGGAAACAAAGGGTTCCTCTTCGAAGATGACTTCATTCGCCGCAAAGTTTTTCGTGGCTATCATGGCACGTCCCTGTAAAAGACCATTTTTTATTGAGCGTTTGAAACCCTAAATTACTATAAGTACCTTGCCGGGTATTTCCCGGATCTCAAAATGATTCATTTTGTCAGAAAACGAGATATAAAGcgcaaaataataacaaatccCAACCGCACGTGGGGGTACGCCAAGAAACACAAATAAAGTCAAAACAGCTGTTCCAAATTAATTTCTGCGCTACTCAACACTGGTCTGAGCGTTTGGCGCCATCgtctttttcaaaatttatgcCGTTTTCCAATCTAAATGAACTTTGGAAAATCGTTATTCTTAGTTTTGCAAGttcaatgaaaaaaaaactttcttcAAGACTTTAAAATTTTGGCTGTTTAAAAGCTTTTTGTGTGCCTCTGACGATTATTTCAATTGCTAAACAAaccaaaaattcaataattttaattttcctgaATTTTCtgataaaaacaaatacaagcCCACCAACTTATTAAAACCCATTAAAACTCCAAATTTGACTTGTACTGTACTATCATATAATAATCAATTACAtcgtttaaaatttaaagacaTTCTaatgtaatttttgttttgttttcgctTTCTTGTGTGTATATATAAACATCTTGTTAacagcttttgtttttgttttgcttttagTTGCTTCTTGTAAAATACATAATATTTCATAATTGTAATAATATATCCTTAACAACTAATAATATTCAAATATAATTTTCTCTGCTTTATCATTATtgtgtttttgggttttagTTCTTGTTTAGCTTTTGTTTGTTGCTGTTTAGCTATAGCTGTTTAGCTGTATCCGATTaaattgttgttttgtttaaattaaatgtttattcaCTAACCAGCGCCATTTCTCGCGCCGCGGGCGTCGCTAGTGACTGACCCAAAGCGGATGCGGCGGATACGGCGCTGCTTAGCccatcctcgtcctcgtccgaTGTGCGCGCAGCGGCTGCTGCCGCGGCTGCTTGTTTACGCTCCACCCCCGCTAGGACAccatcatcgtcatcatcacAATGGCTGCGCTCGACCTGGTCTGCAGCTTCTCCCTCCTCTTCATGCGCCTCATCGGCGAAGGACACTTCCACGGGGCTGTTGTTACTGCTATCACCATTGGCCGTCGCTGTCGCCGCCGTCGTCAGCTCATGTTGATTGTTATTGGCCTTATCCTCACTGGCGGACTTGTTGTTATCACTGTCGGCATCCTCGCTCCTTGGCTCCGTCGACGTTGGTACTGGCTCCTCCTCGGGTATGTCCTCGATTAGACTGCGGTTGCCGGATCCGGCTGACGGACTGCGAGGCGGGGGTGTTGACGTCGAAGATGCGGCCGACGGAATCTCTACTTCCACTTCGGCGACCTTGCGCAGCAGGACGGGATCAGAGGCGCGCAGAGAGCTCTCAGAGCCACCGACTCCCTCACCGCTGGGCCGCAGAACCAGGTAGAGCAGGATGTCCGACAGGGAGATGATGCCAATCACCTTGCGTTGCTCGTCGACCACCACCAGGCGATGCACTTCGGCGCGGACGATCCGTTCCATAATCGTGTAGAGCGATTCGTCCAGATTGCACTTTTGCACCCCCTCGAACCACTCGTTGCGATGCTCGTTAGCCTTGCGCAGCGACACATCGAGATCGTTGTAGGTTTTCTCGGCGGCGAGATTCTGTAAAATAGGCGTTACAAATCGAGTAGGAAGCAATACCTCTTTGGCATACTCACAATCACATCAAACTTAGCATAGATGTCGACGAGCCGACCTTCGGAATCCACCAGAGGCAGCGCCGAGACGCGTCGCTCCACGAACTTCTTCAGTGCCGTGATTATGCTCGTCGTCTCATCGGCTGTCTCAATGTTATTGTAGGTGCCGATCTTCAGTTCTCGCAAACTCTTTTGCATGTAAGCGGGCTTTGGTAATTCATTAATCTGTCGGGGGTCGGTGGTAGAGCGTTAGAGTTCTGCTGCCCACTCGCGAAAGCGCAAAGTACTCACGTATAGAAAGAGGAACCTCAGTATCCGTTTGTGGGTCAGGATGTACAAGACGTTGCCGGTCGCCGGATCAATGACGGGCAGGCGATGGATGCGGCTGTGGATGAGAATTTTGATGGCATCGTAGAGGGAGGCATCCGGGCCGATGCTGACCAAAGGCATCACCTGGTTGTGCAGCACACCTGTGGGAGAAACGAAAGCTCATGTAGCTCTTGTCGCTAACCTGAAAGCATTAGTGTATCTTACTTCGCCACGTGTCCAGTTTGTGCTCTTCCAGCTGCTCCATGGACGAATTGGGCGATTTGTAGTACATCTGCAGGATCTTGATGAAGTCCGTGATGGTCAGCATGCCCACGAACTGTTGCTTTTCTGAATCCCATAGCGGCGCCGCTCGCACCCCATTGTAGACCAAGGCGTAGAAGGCCTTCTTCACAAGCAGTTGGGTGTCGAAGACGACCAGCTTGGCGGAGGTGGGTATCAGATCATAGCACTTGTGAAAACGAAAGAACTTTACAAAGATCTGTGAGTCGTCCTCCTCTGTAAAGTAAGAAAATATCCACGTACATTAGTGGGGTCATCCTTGAGGGCAGATCGTTTGGGGAATATGTTTGGGGTAGGGTCTGAGTTTTACACCTTTCTTGAGCAGCTCGGCTAGCAATCGCTTCCAGGCCTCGGAGATCTGCTCAAACTCCTTGATGCTCTCCAGGGGATAGCAAAGGAAGTCGGACGGTCTACCGTTGCCACCTCCAAGCACCAGGCGACCCGCATGATTCGAGTAGAAGTGCAACTGTAACATGCGTGCAGTTCTATATTCTCTGTTTTCttatccgatccgatccgatctgGTCTAGTCTGGGGTCTGTGGGCGCTAACAATTAACTGGGGGACTCGATTTATTTTGCTAATTGGTGGCCAGTCTAATTGGGCAACCCACTAACAGGCCTCTAACAGGTCGTCAACAGAGCTCGGCCGCTCTACGCGCTTCTCACTGTTGGGAACTTAACGTATTTATTGACGGACCCCGGTCGAAACCGAACCCTAAAAACCAAACAACCCTTCGCCAGAGGAGTCTAGAAAGCAATTGAGTACCATAAATTTCGGGGCGCGCGCGTTTcgataaattaaattaagacatttttaattaaaataaatttagcgTACGACAAAAGCAACAGTAGCAGAGCCAGAAACACGCCAAACATACCGAAATAGATCCGCCGAATTGTACAACAATAAATATCATTTCAATTCCCGCAGAGGCTAGAGAGGAGAGCGAACTGGGAGGGGACAGCTGTAGATGACTCTGGCACattgtaaacaaataaatattgaggCGGGGCCAAAAGGTGTTAATCAAAAACTGTGTAGCCGCACTCACATAATCAAAGGGGCTGCAGATCTGCCTTGTCAGGGCGCTGATAAATGCAAGCCAAACATACACCTTTTCGCCGTTTGTCGGAGGCAGTTCAGCAGCATATAACAGCCATTGGGTCGGACAGTTGTGCCAAGAAATTAATTAGCCAAAGCAAACGGCCTCAACACTGAAGCTTGAAAGGATGTGCGATTTATTTGCATCTCGCGTTTGGAAATCTATTTGCGAAATCCCACATTTGTTTATACCGCACGGATTATTTTAAGACACTTTTGAACGAACTAGGGAAATTATTATTGATCGTTGGAGAAAGTGTATGCTATTTTACCTAAACCAATTTAAATACCCATCATTCGACGGGGTTTTGAACTAATTTCTCGGTTAATCTCCGCTGCAAGATGGGCGAAACAATTGCAAACAAAGAATAGCACACAAGTGCGCGTATataccaaaataaattgtaatataTGTGGAGCTAAGCTATAAGCTAAAAGATTTTCGGCCTAAGTAATGTAAACATTTAAATGCTGTTTAATAAACGGAATTTACTGCCGCTGCCGGGaagtaaaaaacaaaaaaatcaacagATAAAGAAAAGCAGAAAACAAATCCAGATAAAGGCCTGGGGAGATGGGTGAAGGTCTTGGCTTTCTAGTACTACTATTTTCGGATGGTTTATTACACGTATGATTGGTCTACCTAGGGATAATCGCAAAGGCGTATATGGATTATCGTTTACGATTCTTTGGCTATTATTTGTGTCTTTTTGCGTTTTGTGCTTCTCTCGACAGCGGGCCACACGAGTTAATTAAAATGCTCCTTGCCACTGTTGCATTTGTTGATTATTCTGCTGGTTCGTGGCTGTGTGTGCGGACGGGATCAAAACAATTGAAAACCCATTTCCACAGTGGGTGGCATTGGGCGGTGCGAGCAGTGGGCGGCAGTGGTTCAGTTGCTTTTGGCGTCGCGGCGCTATTTGAAAATTCTTGACGGGTGACTAAGAGAGGAACGAAGACCTTCGATGGGTCGCCTCTGCCTTGGCGCTGGGCGATTGTCTGGTTCTTGGGTTGGTAACTAATCCGTACAACAGTACAACAGAGCAATATCCATAGACACACTTTTGCACATATAGGCACATATAAACCAGgggctggctgctgctgccaatATTTCCACACGAAAAAATACACGGAAAATCGCCGAAAAACTGTCGTCTGCCCGTCTTTGGCGGCGACGTTCTAAACGATTCGAAATTTTATCATAAACTGATCTGCAGTCTCTGTTCTTTCCTCCCTCTCGCTCTGCCACTCTACGTTGGTGGACTAGCTCTCTGGGTCGGAAAAGTTTTCGTCAGGGAAAagcgcaaaacaaacaaaagataGATGAACAAAATTCAAATGGGAAATTCTGCGAGCAGTCTGCGATTCGAGAGTCTCAATACGAAACAGAAACCGAAAAGTTCTCAGAGCGCTGAATAAACTGAATATAATCTATGGCGAGAGATCGCTTTGGATCGAATCGGCTGGGAACTGACGTTAATGAGGATCATGAAGCGCCTGAAACGGCCAACCAACTACATGCACTTCTTCTTCTGCTCCGTCCCTCCCAGCAACACACCTGAGAAGATCGCTCCCATAGAAGATAAGCATAAGGCCGCTTATGGGAATACAGGGAAACAAATACCTTGGGGGTGTGTTCAGCGGTCTGCATTTAGATCTTTCTTGACAGTGGCACACCGCTTCTAATCACTTTCTCTCCCCATCTACAGACATGTAGAGCTCTATATGTGCCGCCCATAATCATTATGTCGCAGTATTTTGGCCCGCCCACGTCAACGAGCAGATTGGCCTTTCCTGCTCCGGCCCACCGACCATAATCCCAGTGAGTTATGAATTCGATTCCATGAATTCTAGTATTGCTCTTATATACCCCACAGATATATAGTAGGTCCTATTAGCTCAGGGGATGGCGTCGTCGTGTGCCCACAGAGCACCATCAGAGGCCGATTCTTGATCGAATGCCAAGTGTGTCtgctaatttatttaatttaaacatttttgtttgtgcCCATCGGCCAATGGCACTGAAGGGGGGTTGGGGGGGCTGGGAATACGGGGGCTGCTCATAAACTTACCCAAGTCCGAAAGGTTTACTTTCTCTAGGAACGGATCGGCGACAGGCAActgaaaaaaaagcaaaaatattctgATTAAATTATTGATTATGATAGGAATCACTgaatatgttttttattttatttaagaaaacctctttatttatttacagcTGTTAATTACATAACTCTTCACTACTACGCGAACTGtcattaaagaaataaacgAGCAAACTTGAAAAGTCGTAAAGTACGTAAGTAGTTACGTAAGCTCACATCAGCTGGAGAATCATTTGCGCCTCACCCCCTCCCTTGGTTTTCTTCCCCCTGTTCCCCTTGTTATCAATGGCGCTCCAAAAGTATATGGGTCACAGTGATGGGTGTTTTTCCTTCTTTATTGAAGGGAACGGACCCACAATGCCAGCAGTACAATAACAAAAGTAAACAATTAGGGAACACTTCGCTGTGGAATATAGCTGGAATGGCGCTGATACAGTTCTCATACGTGTTATCTGCTGATCAACGGGCGAAATCGCAGATAAAAGccacaaaagcaaaaacaactCGAACTccaatgaaatatttatgggGAGGCAGCCTGTCGGGGGTGACAAGGTGATTCCATTTGCTCGAGTAGCTTTGAATTAACATTGAAATGTGCAATTGTGGAATTGAGGCGCATCGGCGATTGCGAGGGGCAGGCGGTCGCCGGGGGAGTGTGGAGCAAGTGCCCCATATCGGACACGGCAATTGGAAAATTACTCTCTCCCAACGAACGAGCTAAACGCTTTATTAGCGCTTAATACTGCTCTCGCGATCTGCTCCCAAGAATGCGGCCAAGAACAGCGCAGAGTCTGTTGGGATCTCTCGAAACCGAATATCTATTCCGAAGAAGGTGAGTAATCCGAGTAATTTCGAAGGGTGACGgatttctgtttgtttttgtctGAACATCGAACTGTTTACAAGTGgaggaaaaacaataaatcatTTCGATCGGCGGCAATTCAACTCCTCCTCGGTGGACGTCCGCGGGCAGTGGATATGCGAGGCCCGTTCTCGCAGTGTATTTTCAGCCAGCGCCAAAGAAAAGCTTCTCGGAGCTTTGCCAATTACACACActggtttttcttttgtttcccTCGCGGGTCCATTTCCCAGGTGGGGGGCCACTTACGCTGATCTTGCGGCCGGAGCGGggcagcagctgctgctggcgcTTCCACTGCTCGATCTGCTCGACGCTGTAGTCGCTGCGGCGTCGCATCAGCAGGCACTGGTGCACCGGCGAGTGGGTGCGGGGCGAGGAGTGGGCGCTGCTCACCCGCCGCCTCTCGTAGACGAGAGTCTGCTGCACTGCAGCCGCAGCTGCGGCAGAGGCAGCCGCTGCTGTGGGTGAATGACCCAGCGAGTGGCGGGCCTTTGGAGCATTTTGTATtgtgtggctgctgctcctcgaCTGCTGAGGCTGCTGgtattgctgttgctgctgctgttgcttttgcagcaaaagttgctgttgttgcagttgctgctgctgctgactgTGGTTGCTGTGCGCTTTCCGTCGCAGCAGCGATGACGACATGGCTGCCGTTAAAGTCGCCTTCAGCTTTTTGCCATCTTTCGCTTtgtttttgctgctgctgctgctgctgctggtgctggggTTGGTTATAGTGCCATTGCTGGTGGCTTGGATGCTGCTGTCATCGCGCCTGCTTACGTGCTGGGACTGGCGTTGGCCGTCGACGAGATCGCGAAGATTGGCGCTGTTCAAGAGCTGGTAGTTGGCGCTGGCCGTCGGCCCGTTAACCGACATCAGCGCCGGCAGGTGACCGTACCGCTTCTTGCGCTCGTACAGCGGCGAGTTGCTCAGAGAGCGCGCCTTGCGGCCGCTTTTCGAATTTGCATTCTCGCTCGGCagattgttgttgctgtcatTATCGGGCAGATTTGGGTCAAAGCGCACTCCCAATTTGGGGGCTGTTTTCTCGCCCGATGCTCGTGCGGATGCAGGCGGATGGGCGAGGGGGGAGGGTAGCACGCCCACGCGGGGAGTGCTCGGCTCGAAGGCGGAATAGCGACGTCGGTACATGGACACGCACTGGCACTGACACAGATGCACACTCTCACACCGCGCAGAAAGGCAAAGAAGAAGCGCACTCAGCCTTAGGCCCACTCGCAGACGGACTTTTCAAGAAGCACTAAGTGACGAAACGACTCCGAATGGCTCCCAGATTACGTTCGGCTGAGTGGCTGGCTGTGTTACACACGTTCCGCTCCGTTTCCGTTCTTTCACTTTTCCGGGCACGTCCGAACGCGGAGAGGTTTCAAATCAAAATCTACCCACCGAGCACTGGTGGGGTTCGCGAGTGCCAGCGAAACCCCACACATGATCGTTCCACCAACGAAGAGCGGAGGAGCCGCAGAGTGGGCCGCGAGAGCTGGCCTAGGAGAGCGCCGATTTCCGCGAGAGAGTGCCAGAGCTTGAGCAAACACCAAACTCTGGCGGTGTAACGAAGCCCCCACACTCTGCACTACCCTACACTTGAAAAATAAGCCATTCTTTTTAGCTCACTAACTGAAAATTTCAGAACAAAGACATCCTATTAGCCTCAagaatcaattaattaatttttttcagtgcattACAAGATCTGGGTTAGCTTGGAcgaaaatacatttttatttgtcCACCAGTTTATTATTACGCCTTGTTTGCATTGCATTATCGTTCGGAGTGCCCTCTCGTCGCGACTTTACAGGAAAAAGAGCCAACTGAGCGGAAAACATAGCCACTCCACTAAGATAGTAGAGGGTACCCgtttatttctttttcgaCTCGAGATCGTTAAATCGCTTAACCCGCTGAACGGTGTAGGGGCAGAGAGCCACAGGGCGGGGGGAGGCATGTGTGTAAGGAGATGGGGAGACCGAGATAAAGAGCTCCCCCACACGCTCGTGAGCGCGAGCCAAAAGCTCAAGAAGGCCACTGCAGCGGAAGAAGAAGCGCCCGCCATCCGCACTCGACTCGGTGCAATTTCACTCAACGAGAAACTACGCACCAAACCAAAGAGCTCATACATACATTTGTTTTCTTCGCCCGATATCTAAAACAAACTCTACTGCAAGCAGGGGCCGTGCCTTAAGAGAAGGGAGAGTGGAATTCTCCAGACGTGAGATATTTAAAGAGTACTGGCTAATTATTAATCATAAGCGGGCATAAAGCAGGCAGTAGAAAAGAATTTGTGGGTGAAAGCCCCAGTCGCTGACGTCAGGGGCTCTTTCTAAAGTCCCGGGGCACATGCGATCTAAGACACAATTCCTGGCATGTGATTCTATCAGTCGATAGAAACCAGTTTCCATTGGGTGACCACGGTAGTCAGTgcgaaaaaaacaatataataacAGTAAACACATAGTTATGGCCATTGTGCGACCTTGGCGCTTACATGTTGGAAGTGGGTGCGGGTGACAAACCTGATCCCTGCCAGTTGTGAAAGGTCATTATGCCGGGCCAATGGCCACTCAGCAgatttggaaattattatctCCTGCCTCCGACTCACCGATTAGCAGATATTTCACATAAATCGGTCGAATGTCGTGTGAATTGAAATTCTTATCATCACAATCTACGATTACGGAGGGGGTCTGCCATTACGTAATGCTTTCAGATTCATTTCAAATACGTAATACACGGTACAAGTAGCGTGTAGATAAACGATTGAATTCTACATTACATTCACGGAAGCATTAAACCCTAAAGTATgcaatgaaaaataaaatgttccGAATTTAATGCCGCATTGGGGAAACAGAAGGATAGTGTTTTAATGAAGGGATACAATTTTCACTTTCTGCGCAACAGGTGCATGAGCAGTCAGctgcaaatatttacataaGCCAGACGACAAAGCTCACATGCAtctatgtatgtgtatgtgtgtcaTTCAGTTTTAAAGGTGGGCTTTGGGAAGCAGAAATGTCAAGGTTAAACAATCAGGACGAGGTGAGCAAAACAAACAGTTGAAGTCAAAGAACGAAAGAGGGGGACATAAAGC
This window contains:
- the LOC6505809 gene encoding uncharacterized protein LOC6505809 isoform X3, encoding MKRSFPRIQKFRTRRAYCTLMEIIGPQGQHLSGSEISQWIKQVADSEKAEHFDESDLISITEKLQTKVKEFADLLKGPIPVSQNNPTDKHLKANLSLLLATAEQNRGNNIKCNGVLMTCDCKDCTPKEQRKQLVTQV
- the LOC6505809 gene encoding uncharacterized protein LOC6505809 isoform X1 encodes the protein MLVCIWIFVSARVSQQSVMYGVFCKLIHEKELSKFRTRRAYCTLMEIIGPQGQHLSGSEISQWIKQVADSEKAEHFDESDLISITEKLQTKVKEFADLLKGPIPVSQNNPTDKHLKANLSLLLATAEQNRGNNIKCNGVLMTCDCKDCTPKEQRKQLVTQV
- the LOC6505809 gene encoding transmembrane emp24 domain-containing protein eca-like isoform X2 — protein: MHQILSKLALLMSILHVEGLFFHIRGMERKCFKTETPEDTNLIVNYKVEEYDPPSNNCTRLPKNYELHIEVTDNDDKIFLSRDYPAESRITFTVFREGDTSICLSSKNPNKFKWLRVHLDIQAKTSNENTLKERKMDTMLLRVRQLLDQAEQIKKEQNYLRYREFNFQ
- the LOC6505808 gene encoding SET and MYND domain-containing protein 5, producing MNHFEIREIPGKGRAMIATKNFAANEVIFEEEPFVSSQFSWNTAYGYAACDHCMRPLETLLENVRRLASDPKVEVPLLQHDPTAAWVAQFTQCPRCKVRYCSEDCLMEAQKRYHRVACMGAFRLDDSHPINVLNETWKKMHYPPETGTIMLIVRLMAMYQQSSKKSEFLEQLQSFQALIVNREQKIYHKMLGENFENQMEQLYRAFCHAFAGEEFASFTTPDAFKTLMGIMGTNSQGIATSVLAQWVTKVSDLPLPDADKAQLDTVIDEIYAKVGEFAGEFLNNEGSGLYLLQSKINHSCVPNSCSTFPYSNDIVVLKALTPIQEGDEICISYLDECQLERSRHSRHKVLRENYIFVCQCPKCRAQASDPDETSDEEDDDEMDDYDEDDDMN